The Magnolia sinica isolate HGM2019 chromosome 3, MsV1, whole genome shotgun sequence genome includes the window ACTATGTTGCTCTTGGTGGGTTTGGGGTAGCAGTTCAGGCTCAGTCCGATCTATGACCCATTTAAGTTAATGAGTTGGGCTTAGGTGAGTCCTATCGAATTCAACCCACCCAAATAAGAGCGAATTGGGTTCGGTTGAATCATACCCAATTGGACCCACACACCCATATAGGTTATCAATGGTTTGAGCAAGATGATCCCACCTGCcctaaaacctaaaaaataaaaaaataaaaaataaaaatatagattAATCTTTTTAtgcatccatcatatggggctcaACTATGATCACACATTCCTTCAAAAAGATCATTAGAGTATGATAATATTAATCATCCATaagaaatggatggtccacattgattaCAGTTAAAGGGGTCCAATTaataatctagaccatccatcatgtatagGCCAACTTTCATTGTATTCAAAACATTTGATCATTGTCcatcatcatgtagggcccaccaatgaCTGTCCTCGTTAAAGGTTaattagataaaaaaaaaaaagaagaaattatgGAGACCGAATTGGAAATCTAATCTCAATATATttattattctcaaatccccatcAAATGATGAAAATCAATAAGCCCCACAAAACATTTCAAATCAACAAAAACATCTTAATCCAGAATCATGCCTCCCATCTTCTCTCTTACGAGCAATTAATCtgagatgatgcaggtgacagaTCAAATCGTTGACGAGACAAAGCACACCATCAAGCGGTTTAAACAATGCGGGGTCCACCTTCTCGACGCTGCTGAATCCGGCACAACGGATTGAGAACAGATGCAGTTGTTGGCTATGGTCAATTCATATTCAGGCATCCCTTGGCCTAAGGCTCCAGTTTTCGCCTGCCTAACGACGATGTTGGAGATGGTGCATGAGGCAACCCAACCTGCATGTTTTAGAAATTCAGTATCAGATGGGACTATTTTCTGATCAACGGTTAGATTTTCTCACTGATTTCCTACAGCTTTAGCTATCCACATCAGGGCTCTAACATGCCCTTTAGACAGAACCGAGATTCTTGTCTAATCGAGCCACTGATTTCGATCTGGGTCCAGGTCAAACAAGAGCATTGACATGGCTTTTGGATGAGCCTAGAGGTCTGTCTGTTGGACTTATACATCCCCGGCTGTGGGGGATTATTACTCAAGTCATCCTTTTATGTATACACTTTTTTTAAGAAAGGTTAATCCTACATCTACATGTGTGTACAGCATAGTCCACCTAAGGCCACCACAGGTGGCAAGATAGGCCcagctgatggacggcttggatctagcGGTGTGGCCACATTGGCAGATCTACTTTTAAAAATGAAGAACATACGTAGTGTGCACAATGTACATATTTACGGTATGTATACAAGGCTTCCACACTGCAAATGGAGGAGATCGGGACCGTACATCTGGTCACTTCAGGTATGCCACTTGGCAATGTGGACCATTGGCGCGGATAAGGCACATGGATTGTTGGGTCCACTGGATGGACGGCCCGAACAACCACATAGCCACATTTCCACATATTCGCCAGTAGCAGATACTAAGGTATGTGCATGGATATACCATGGTATGCGCATGGCCCACATAATAGCTAATGAAAGTTGGAGATTTAATGAATAAAAACAACTTTTATGATAGATGTAGAGAACAAGGAGACggccatttttttatttataaaaatctctctttttcttctgaGTTGGTTATTCTGAGTTAGTATTGAAGGATGAAAGGCGAGGAAATATTTATAGAGAGAATGGGCTTTTCTGTCTATGGAAgtgcattttcttcatttttaaattggatttattattattattattattatttttctattttaaaccTGTTTCGAGGATTTCCCGATATATGAAGATTTTGTTTCTTTGCTATTATtatatatgtaaaaaaaaaaacactaaatagTCTTACACgaaccatgtgtggcccacattaattaaaaaaatatgctGATATTTGGAATTTCACTTCATCATGATCAGTGGCACATAATGAGCGGGTTAGATGGAATACACGccccacggtgggccctatacaaaccgagaatttttatttttggccccTGGATATTAATTCGAGTATCCCGCTCACCAGATGTCAGAGAAGAGTCTCAGATATTTTGTGCGGAAAACTAGACGCAGTGTTTTGtgggcgcggattgcgtcctaccccgccctcTTCAGCTGGGAACCGGCCGGAGCTTTGAGGGGCGAcctttgatgtatgggtcttattcacactgtccgttcattttttttagtatcattttaggttagaatataaaaactgaagcagatccaattctcaagtggaccacacaacaggaagcagcggtgataatgattatcAACGTTGAAACTTTtccagggccaccatgatgtttattttccatccaacctaatcataaagttacatggccattgatgaagagaaaacacaaatataagctccgcccaaaacttctgtagcctctaaaaagttttcaacggtaagagtttaataccCATTTTGTAATCCACTTTAGcctggatctgcctaatttttgagcttacatcataaaatgataggaaaaacatggatggacggtgtggatgagaccggTACATCACGGTGGATACTCAAAGCTCcagcccgttcccagctggagacaggcGGGGGTAGGCCGTGTTCTGTAACACCGTGGGTCCACATTAAGTAAAATCCACTGGGTGCATCTGGTCACCCCTCTCATTTTAAGGGTACatagaaatatattataacactATCCAATactttgatgggccacaccatatgatcAGCGTAATTTTTGTGTAAAACTTAAAAATTCGAGTGGTGTGTCCCATGCGAGTTTtcaaaatagacggttaagaaagcAGCGACCCACGTTGAATGTAAAATGGCCAAATATCAAGCTattaagatcttccaatctgagagaTTTCACGTGCTTCCCCCATCCACTATGGACAttaagatcaacggtttggatcaacgacTACCGAACCCACATGAACATAATCCGCGTGTATAATTACTCATAACTAAATAGAGATTGCGCGGCTACATCAAAGCGTCATGATCTTCCCGTAAGGAGACTTCAGGGTCTATTCCTCTGACCACTACGCGCCATCTGATTGACGGTTTGAATCATCAAACTACATACGTGATCTTTCAAACAAGCCattccaaactcaggtgggccacgccacgtGAATGTGTAGGTTTCGGGCGTCTCGTCCATTGAtccctgtggtgtgtcccaccttatctttggatcatgattatTTTTTATACGTACGGTGAACATGAGGAGACACACCAGATTCACGGTTTGGATCTGATAATTCCAAACAGACTATACCACACCAACGGTTATTATTCAATTAGAATTATCGAGGCAGGTGGGACCaacaatatgatggatggtctcaAATGCTGAAATCACCCTACACATGCAAAACGTGTACACTGCAGCTGGGGACTTGTTTTGGTAATCCATACCATGGATCACGTGGTCCCCATTGCCGGCAGGTGTGGCACAAGAATCGCCAATATTGTGTGATCTTAGCCATTGAATCTACAGTTTTTGTTGAATCTGAATTGTTGCAGTGTTtactctttatttttatttttcccctcATGATCTGTCTGAAGATTTCCAGGGTGGTCCCCACCcaacacatggcccaccaatcacTTATCTAGATCATGTGCCCCATACATGCTGACTTAATCCTTGAAGAGCACCTCAATCTCTATTCTCCACTATACAGGGCGTATCTATACGGACTTGGAAAAAAAGTTACACTGATTGGTTTATCTTAACCATCGAATCTGTGTACCATCCGTGGTCGGGCCCACTAAATCAGTGGTTCCTATTATCAAGCAAGGAAAGTCacaatttggaaatattttaaAACTAGGAGCCGGCTGGACCGGTTTAGACCATAACCAGACATGAAAACAGGCCAGCTCACCCCAGAAACTCATTTTCCATTCGGTTCGGTCTACCAGGTCCAGCTGATCCACGCGTCCACTTTGGCCCGATCGCTACACTCTGTTGCACTTGGACGGCACAGATCTAACAACTATAGCCTTGCTATATCAGGATCTAAAGAGCTGAAGGACAAAGCTTGCACATCCGTTGATGGTTTTAAAACTCGCTCGAGTCCAGATGAAAGATTGCAGATGGTAAAATTTGCAAACTTGCAATATCGAGAGCATTTTTTAAGTATGATGGGCAATGGGTCTGACTAACCCGGCCCATCTGATCACCCGACCCACTTTGGAGGTGGGTCAAAATAtgacccatttaagtaaatgggttgggcttatGTCTAACCCTATCCAACTCGACCCACCATAAAAGTGGGACGAGCTTGGGTTGAACCGTATTCAACTAGGCCACCCAcataagtagagctgggcatgagTCGactcggaccaagttagggctaaCCCAGTTCAATCCGGTTTTGAAACAGGCCTGACTTGACTTGAaccgacttggtaccgagtccagcataccTGACCCAATCTGAGTCCAGATCTAACTTGGATTAATCTGGACTGAGTCCTTCCTAATCACATGCACCGAGTTGGGTGCATCAAGTATTCAGGAGCTGAAATCACCACACGAAACCTAGATTCACTTGTCAAAATTGCAGCAACTACATCAGATACACGTATCAGATCTgaggaggggttttttttttttttaaaaataaatttaaatatatatgtacgagtcaagtttcggatcaagtcaagTCAATACCGAGTTGGATATTaggttgagttgagtcgagttactaggtgacgCAAATTCAACTCGGCTTAAATTCATATTGGAAGAAGTTAACTTGATTTGGAACAACTCACCCATTTGGTTTGGATCAAGTCAGATTTGGATGAATCGAGCTCTACATATAAGAGTACGTGGAGTAGGTGGGGCCAGATGATCCcacttgacctaaaacctaaaacaaaataaagaagagaagtatagggcccacctttgatcacCCCCTCCTTCAAAAAGATAGCTAGGTATGATGATATTAAGCATCCCATCAATGGATTACAAATGGATAGTCTGCATTAATTAATATTGAAGGGGTCCAATTaacaatctagaccattcatcatgtctAGGCCACCTTTCATTATATTTGAAACATTTtatcattgtccatcatgtggggcccaccattgactGTCCCTTGTTAAAAGTTACTTCgatcaaataaaattaattaCCCAGACAACGAGTTGGAAATCAAATCccaatatttttattattctcgAATCCCCATCAAATGATGAAAATCAATTGGGCCCACAAAACATTTCAAATCAACAAAAACATCTTAATCCGGAATTACGCCTCCCATCTCCTCTCTTAGGAGCAATTAATCTGAGATGATGCCGGCGACAGATCGGACGGTGTCTTCCATGCATATTTGAACTTAATAGGCGACGATTGGAAGATGCCATCACCATTGTTGACTAGACAAAGCACACCATCGAGTGGTTTAAACAATGCAGGGTTCACCTTCTCGACGCTGCTGAATCCAGCACACCGGACCATGACATTGGACTGAGAGCAGATGCAGTTGTTGGCTATGGTCACTTCATATTCGGGCTGCCCTTCTACTGAGGCTCCAGTTTTCGCCTGCGTAACGACGATGTTGGAGATGGTGCATGTGGCCGCCCAACCTGCATGTTTTAGCAATTCAGTATCAAATGGGATCATTTATGATCAACGGCTAGATTTTCTCATTCCTATAGATAGAGCCGGTGCCCTGAGAGCACTAACAGTAcaattggacagtccaatcaaatGACCTGGTCTATCAATTACGTCCATACAAAATTTCACTGTCCAGATGGAATAATTTGAGCAATCCAATCCatagcttaaaaaatggatggtagagatcatttttggaaaaatgagCTTAACCAACAATTGGAGCAATACATCTGTTGGGAccaatcatggattgcttatagtTTCTAAGATTTGCATTCGTCAAACAACCCTAACactcccatccatggcttggaaaatggaagGCAATAATAAAAAGGCCAACttatggacggatcagatctcccaatcagtgtgattttcactTTGGAGCCCATAAAATGTATAATGGACTTAATTGACGGTATGGATCAATTGATTGGTCTGTCTGGTCCAGTACTCGAGCACTGGAgaatttcccaaaaataaaatgaaataaaattgaaaaaaatataaaaaataatatatatgacAACGGAGACCTTGTTTGAAGATGCAGAGAACAAGAAAAGCAGAGAAAAGCTTGAGTGAGGGTGCCATGTTTGGCTGCTCTCTATATtggatttttcttgtttttgaggCATGGAAGGAGGGATTATTTATAGAGGGAAGAAGTAGATTTcatagcatttttttttaaaaattattaattttggtATCTTAATTATCGAGAAATACTTCAGTGCTCCCATAGCATGACTGAGTTAGAGGGCACCTAGTTGTATCGGTCCACTTGGACAGTTCAatcgatcaatctgaactgttcatcaaGTCAAGAACACATTTCATagactaccatgcaaaaatctcactgatcgataatctaatccatccatgacCTGGCCttatttttttatccatctttTTTCCAGGCGACAGTTGGATGAGTATGATAGACTAAAAAAAGTGGTTCTTTAGTCATGAGCAATCTATAATGGGCcgtaacaaatagatggatcagattgtcAAACGGACATTTTTTGTAAACAATATTGACCGTTCATATTAAAGGAAGTTGATCAATGGATAATATTTGTTAGATTGGCATGGTGTTTGCACAATAGTCCATGAACAATGCGTTAGACctaatcaacagtctggatcaatgaaccGGATTGTCCAAGTggactgatgcaactaggagcactatagcttctctgagagcactggagtatttctccatttttctatttattgataattctatttttacattcttgtatttaatttttggattctaTATAAATTGCTGGATTTTTTACGTCCTTGTTTTGGTATTTATTTGCTAGAGGATCTGTGCCATAAATTAGTGGTCAATTACTCAATATACCTACAGGTAGTAGCAGTACACTTGCACAAGATCCTCTCACTTCATCTGTTGGGCCCTGATAGGGCATGACCTAATAGTTACAGCCATCCGTTGATCCTTCCGTGTGATTCAAAGACTCTTAATAGTTGCTAATTGGTATCAAATGGTCAACTAATCTCATCTATATGTTGGCATGTGAACTGTCCATCGTATTCAAATAACTGAATGGTGCGGATCAGATTCAATCGTATATTATATGTACATAGATTCACCGTCCCTAGTGACTGAGATATCACTATCAGCTTTAAGCACGTGAAAGACGGATACCAGTACACCACCCTTTTCAGACTGATTTCCGTAGTGACCCGTCCAGTACCAAGGTCGGTACAGcctcaccataatatatatgctttatccattccctccatccatttttccagatcattttatgtcactAGACAGAAATTGAGTTAgataaaaatatcaggtggaccacacaacaggaaacagctgtgattgaacggccactaTTAGaatttttttggggccacaaaagttttggataaagctgatagtttagttttcccttcatccatatttgtgtgatctAATCAACAAGTTAGGCGGAAGATAatcgttacggtgggccctaagaaatttttaatagtgggcgttaaatcaccactgttatatg containing:
- the LOC131238786 gene encoding TPD1 protein homolog 1-like; its protein translation is MAPSLKLFSAFLVLCIFKQGWAATCTISNIVVTQAKTGASVEGQPEYEVTIANNCICSQSNVMVRCAGFSSVEKVNPALFKPLDGVLCLVNNGDGIFQSSPIKFKYAWKTPSDLSPASSQINCS